In Candidatus Bathyarchaeota archaeon, the sequence AACAGAAGCGCTGCGATAAGGGCGGCTGTAAGAGACCTGGTTAGAAGGGAGCTTTGGGATAGGGGAGGCTTTAGGAGAAGCGGAGGCCTTTGATATATTCTTCGACTCGCTTCTTAGCCTCCTCGACAGGCATCTGAACAGGTGGATGTTTGAAAGCATAGGCGGATATGCTTATCAACGGGCCT encodes:
- a CDS encoding type II toxin-antitoxin system ParD family antitoxin; this translates as MKLVTVKIPEALLEGIDELVRLGLYPNRSAAIRAAVRDLVRRELWDRGGFRRSGGL